From Primulina huaijiensis isolate GDHJ02 chromosome 15, ASM1229523v2, whole genome shotgun sequence, one genomic window encodes:
- the LOC140960468 gene encoding E3 ubiquitin-protein ligase makorin isoform X1, with the protein MSRVQCKFFAHGACLKGEHCEFSHDWNTPPNNICTFYQKGMCAYGSRCRYEHVKPSRSHSSVPSTAAELSFSVVQPSRTSGYDSYSSPAIISEHSDANGSVHPPSRPAWREKLGHQDLPESGQEARSLKSVDPADQAICSFAAAGACPRGTKCPHLHGDPCPTCGKQCLHPYRPQEREEHMKACEKMQKHLEALRHSQEIECSVCLERVLSKPISAERKFGILSECDHPFCISCIRNWRGSSPASGLDINTALRACPICRKLSYFVIPSVIWYSSKEEKQEIVDSYKQKLKSIDCKHFDFGNGTCPFGTSCFYKFVVFQHTVKFGSILRNATFEPYLNRSRFRDIDEVQSGSDISATNGLLEQFYGLRFPTENEELDNDTIEYLNSIVAEMRAMLPFVRDN; encoded by the exons GGTTCAGTGCAAATTCTTTGCTCACGGGGCATGTTTAAAAGGGGAACATTGTGAGTTTTCACATGATTGGAACACACCTCCGAATAAC ATATGTACTTTCTACCAGAAAGGAATGTGTGCTTATGGCAGTAGATGTAGATATGAACATGTCAAACCTTCAAGGTCACATTCTTCAGTTCCATCTACTGCAGCAGAACTTTCCTTCTCCGTGGTGCAGCCTTCCAGAACCTCCGGATATGACTCTTATAGTTCCCCAGCCATAATTTCTGAGCATTCAGATGCTAATGGATCTGTCCATCCTCCTTCTAGACCGGCGTGGAGGGAAAAATTGGGGCATCAAGATTTACCAGAGAGTGGTCAAGAAGCTAGATCTCTGAAGAGTGTTGATCCTGCTGACCAAGCAATCTGTTCGTTTGCTGCTGCTGGTGCTTGTCCTCGTGGGACTAAATGTCCTCACCTTCATGGTGATCCATGCCCTACCTGTGGCAAGCAGTGCTTGCATCCTTACAGGCCACAAGAAAGAGAAGAACATATGAAAGCATGtgagaaaatgcaaaaacactTGGAAGCATTGAGGCATAGTCAAGAAATAGAATGCAGTGTGTGTCTTGAGCGTGTCCTCTCAAAGCCTATATCTGCAGAAAGAAAATTTGGAATATTATCAGAGTGTGATCATCCATTCTGTATATCATGCATCAGGAATTGGCGTGGTAGTTCTCCTGCATCTGGTTTGGATATTAATACTGCGCTAAGAGCTTGCCCTATATGTCGAAAACTTTCATACTTTGTCATTCCTAGTGTCATTTGGTATTCCTCAAAAGAGGAAAAGCAGGAGATCGTCGATAGCTACAAGCAAAAACTAAA GTCTATTGATTGCAAGCACTTCGACTTTGGTAATGGAACCTGCCCATTTGGGACAAGTTGTTTCTACAAG TTTGTTGTGTTCCAGCATACCGTCAAGTTTGGCTCAATTTTACGGAATGCTACATTCGAACCTTATTTAAACAGATCAAGATTTCGGGACATAGATGAAGTTCAATCGGGCTCTGACATCTCAGCTACAAATGGCTTACTTGAGCAATTTTATGGGCTCCGCTTTCCTACAGAAAATGAGGAATTGGATAATGATACTATTGAATATTTAAACAGTATAGTGGCAGAGATGAGGGCGATGTTACCTTTCGTGCGGGATAATTGA
- the LOC140960468 gene encoding E3 ubiquitin-protein ligase makorin isoform X2 — protein sequence MSRVQCKFFAHGACLKGEHCEFSHDWNTPPNNICTFYQKGMCAYGSRCRYEHVKPSRSHSSVPSTAAELSFSVVQPSRTSGYDSYSSPAIISEHSDANGSVHPPSRPAWREKLGHQDLPESGQEARSLKSVDPADQAICSFAAAGACPRGTKCPHLHGDPCPTCGKQCLHPYRPQEREEHMKACEKMQKHLEALRHSQEIECSVCLERVLSKPISAERKFGILSECDHPFCISCIRNWRGSSPASGLDINTALRACPICRKLSYFVIPSVIWYSSKEEKQEIVDSYKQKLKSIDCKHFDFGNGTCPFGTSCFYKHTVKFGSILRNATFEPYLNRSRFRDIDEVQSGSDISATNGLLEQFYGLRFPTENEELDNDTIEYLNSIVAEMRAMLPFVRDN from the exons GGTTCAGTGCAAATTCTTTGCTCACGGGGCATGTTTAAAAGGGGAACATTGTGAGTTTTCACATGATTGGAACACACCTCCGAATAAC ATATGTACTTTCTACCAGAAAGGAATGTGTGCTTATGGCAGTAGATGTAGATATGAACATGTCAAACCTTCAAGGTCACATTCTTCAGTTCCATCTACTGCAGCAGAACTTTCCTTCTCCGTGGTGCAGCCTTCCAGAACCTCCGGATATGACTCTTATAGTTCCCCAGCCATAATTTCTGAGCATTCAGATGCTAATGGATCTGTCCATCCTCCTTCTAGACCGGCGTGGAGGGAAAAATTGGGGCATCAAGATTTACCAGAGAGTGGTCAAGAAGCTAGATCTCTGAAGAGTGTTGATCCTGCTGACCAAGCAATCTGTTCGTTTGCTGCTGCTGGTGCTTGTCCTCGTGGGACTAAATGTCCTCACCTTCATGGTGATCCATGCCCTACCTGTGGCAAGCAGTGCTTGCATCCTTACAGGCCACAAGAAAGAGAAGAACATATGAAAGCATGtgagaaaatgcaaaaacactTGGAAGCATTGAGGCATAGTCAAGAAATAGAATGCAGTGTGTGTCTTGAGCGTGTCCTCTCAAAGCCTATATCTGCAGAAAGAAAATTTGGAATATTATCAGAGTGTGATCATCCATTCTGTATATCATGCATCAGGAATTGGCGTGGTAGTTCTCCTGCATCTGGTTTGGATATTAATACTGCGCTAAGAGCTTGCCCTATATGTCGAAAACTTTCATACTTTGTCATTCCTAGTGTCATTTGGTATTCCTCAAAAGAGGAAAAGCAGGAGATCGTCGATAGCTACAAGCAAAAACTAAA GTCTATTGATTGCAAGCACTTCGACTTTGGTAATGGAACCTGCCCATTTGGGACAAGTTGTTTCTACAAG CATACCGTCAAGTTTGGCTCAATTTTACGGAATGCTACATTCGAACCTTATTTAAACAGATCAAGATTTCGGGACATAGATGAAGTTCAATCGGGCTCTGACATCTCAGCTACAAATGGCTTACTTGAGCAATTTTATGGGCTCCGCTTTCCTACAGAAAATGAGGAATTGGATAATGATACTATTGAATATTTAAACAGTATAGTGGCAGAGATGAGGGCGATGTTACCTTTCGTGCGGGATAATTGA